One segment of Neobacillus endophyticus DNA contains the following:
- the truB gene encoding tRNA pseudouridine(55) synthase TruB, whose protein sequence is MEGILPLFKPAGLTSHDCVFKLRKILKTKKIGHTGTLDPDVTGVLPICIGRATKVAEYITDAGKAYEGEVTIGFSTTTEDASGEVVEERKVNRNISRTEIEDVLDSFKGEIVQTPPMYSAVKVNGVRLYEYARKGIEVERPARKVNIYSIQLLDDRQEFSGETIKFRFRVSCSKGTYIRTLAVMIGESLGYPAHMSKLIRIQSASFSLDDCFTFDDIQNLMDEGQITNVLKPLESALSHLPKWQINDKVAEKVKNGALLKIPEHLTKANGPINIENTDGLTLAIYSEHPSKPGLLKPVKVLRNDLN, encoded by the coding sequence ATGGAAGGAATTTTACCATTATTCAAGCCTGCAGGCTTAACAAGTCATGATTGTGTTTTTAAACTAAGAAAAATATTAAAGACGAAAAAAATCGGCCATACTGGGACTCTCGATCCAGATGTTACAGGTGTTCTTCCTATTTGTATTGGGAGAGCAACCAAGGTGGCAGAATATATCACGGATGCAGGAAAAGCATACGAAGGAGAAGTAACGATTGGTTTTTCTACCACAACTGAGGATGCTTCAGGGGAAGTGGTAGAGGAGAGAAAAGTGAATCGGAATATTTCGCGGACAGAAATTGAAGATGTCCTTGACTCATTTAAAGGAGAAATTGTTCAAACCCCTCCAATGTATTCAGCTGTAAAAGTTAATGGAGTCAGACTTTATGAATATGCTCGAAAAGGGATCGAAGTTGAACGTCCGGCAAGAAAGGTAAACATCTATTCCATTCAACTGCTTGATGACCGACAGGAGTTTTCTGGAGAAACCATCAAGTTCCGTTTTCGGGTGAGCTGCAGTAAAGGAACGTACATTCGGACACTTGCTGTCATGATTGGAGAAAGTTTGGGATATCCCGCGCATATGTCTAAACTAATACGAATCCAGTCAGCGTCCTTTAGTTTGGATGATTGTTTTACATTCGATGACATTCAGAATTTAATGGACGAAGGTCAAATTACAAACGTGTTAAAACCATTGGAATCAGCACTTTCTCATTTGCCGAAATGGCAGATTAATGATAAAGTAGCAGAGAAAGTGAAAAATGGAGCACTATTGAAAATTCCAGAGCATTTAACAAAAGCAAACGGACCTATTAATATAGAAAATACAGATGGGCTGACACTGGCAATTTATTCTGAACATCCAAGCAAGCCAGGACTTCTTAAACCTGTAAAAGTTTTAAGAAATGATCTGAATTAA
- a CDS encoding DUF503 domain-containing protein yields the protein MIGMVVCECIIYDAHSLKDKRAVLQRILTRLKQKYNVSAAEVGFQDTWQRTKIAIAAVTAARTATEQELQNALKLIDSFPEIERTITEIEWL from the coding sequence ATTATAGGGATGGTCGTATGTGAGTGCATCATATACGATGCCCATTCTTTAAAAGATAAGCGTGCGGTTCTGCAGCGAATTCTGACCCGTCTAAAACAGAAATATAATGTTTCTGCAGCAGAAGTAGGTTTTCAGGATACCTGGCAGCGAACAAAAATTGCGATTGCAGCCGTTACCGCTGCCAGAACTGCTACTGAACAAGAACTGCAAAATGCACTAAAATTAATCGACTCATTCCCGGAAATAGAAAGAACGATCACCGAGATTGAATGGTTGTAA
- the rpsO gene encoding 30S ribosomal protein S15: protein MALTQERKNQIINEYKTHENDTGSAEVQIAVLTEQINTLNDHLRTHKKDHHSRRGLLKMVGKRRNLLTYLRNKDVQRYRELINKLGLRR from the coding sequence ATGGCACTTACACAAGAACGTAAAAATCAAATTATCAATGAGTATAAAACTCATGAAAACGACACAGGATCTGCAGAGGTTCAAATCGCTGTCCTTACTGAACAAATCAACACTTTGAATGATCACTTACGTACACACAAAAAGGATCATCACTCACGCCGCGGTCTTTTGAAAATGGTTGGTAAACGTCGTAATCTTTTGACTTACCTTCGTAACAAAGATGTTCAACGTTACCGTGAGTTAATCAATAAGCTTGGTTTACGTCGTTAG
- the rbfA gene encoding 30S ribosome-binding factor RbfA: MSLRANRVGEQMKKELSDIIGRKLKDPRIGFVTVTDVQVTGDLQQAKVFISVLGDDEQKENTLKGLAKAKGFIRTEIGHRIRLRKTPEIIFEFDESIDYGNRIETLLTQLHSEESAPEKNDE; the protein is encoded by the coding sequence ATGAGCCTAAGAGCAAATCGTGTTGGAGAACAGATGAAGAAAGAACTGAGTGACATCATTGGCCGTAAGCTAAAAGATCCTCGGATTGGCTTTGTCACCGTAACAGATGTTCAAGTTACAGGGGACCTTCAGCAAGCAAAAGTATTTATCTCCGTTTTAGGGGATGATGAGCAAAAAGAGAATACGTTAAAAGGGCTTGCTAAAGCAAAAGGATTTATTAGAACTGAAATCGGACATCGAATTCGTCTGCGTAAAACACCTGAAATTATCTTTGAATTTGATGAATCCATTGATTACGGCAATCGGATTGAAACGCTGCTTACCCAGCTTCATTCCGAAGAAAGTGCACCTGAGAAGAATGATGAGTAG
- a CDS encoding YlmC/YmxH family sporulation protein: MRLSELSGKEIVDVKKAERLGVLGQTDLEINETNGQIQALVIPSLKWFGLRKQGQEIRVPWQHIKKIGSEMIIIDIMEEGEEER; this comes from the coding sequence TTGAGACTAAGTGAATTAAGCGGAAAAGAAATCGTTGATGTGAAAAAAGCGGAACGGCTTGGAGTATTGGGTCAAACTGATTTAGAAATTAATGAAACGAATGGTCAAATTCAAGCATTGGTCATTCCTTCATTAAAATGGTTTGGTCTTAGAAAACAAGGACAAGAAATAAGAGTACCTTGGCAGCATATCAAAAAAATCGGCTCTGAAATGATTATCATCGATATCATGGAGGAGGGAGAAGAAGAGCGTTAA
- a CDS encoding polysaccharide deacetylase family protein: MKKVTLILFIGLAGWILVNNPMVNKYVSTLKVNVLPAGKQTDSLYQTILKHASTYNIPPSDAKIDPIWKAIPGYNGLKVDINASYKNMKAKGVFDSKKLVFTQIKPKVHLKNLPASPIYRGNPDKPMVSFIINVAWGNEYLSEILATLKRHHVTASFFLEGNWVKKNPELAKMIVSAGHEVGNHSYSHPDMERLTASAAREQLIKTNEVIEAATGKKCEWFAPPSGSYRDETVKIARELNMNTVMWTVDTIDWQKPSPETLINRVISKIGNGSLVLMHPTEATAKSLDRLITMIEKKHLQIGPVSELVSEERITN, encoded by the coding sequence ATGAAAAAGGTTACTTTAATCTTGTTCATTGGTTTGGCAGGATGGATTTTAGTAAACAATCCAATGGTAAATAAATATGTAAGTACTCTAAAGGTAAATGTTCTTCCAGCAGGAAAACAAACGGATTCTTTATATCAAACCATTTTAAAGCATGCATCTACATACAATATACCACCTTCTGATGCCAAAATTGATCCTATTTGGAAAGCCATTCCTGGGTATAACGGGTTAAAGGTTGATATCAACGCTTCTTATAAAAACATGAAGGCAAAGGGTGTATTTGACAGTAAGAAGTTGGTTTTTACTCAAATAAAGCCAAAAGTCCATCTGAAAAATCTGCCAGCCTCTCCCATTTATCGCGGCAATCCAGATAAACCGATGGTTTCATTTATTATAAACGTTGCTTGGGGAAATGAATATTTATCAGAAATCCTTGCCACGTTAAAGAGGCATCATGTAACAGCAAGCTTCTTTTTAGAAGGAAATTGGGTGAAAAAAAATCCGGAACTTGCCAAAATGATTGTAAGTGCTGGACATGAAGTCGGAAATCATTCTTACTCACATCCTGATATGGAAAGACTGACGGCATCGGCTGCGAGGGAACAGCTGATCAAAACAAACGAAGTGATCGAGGCTGCAACAGGGAAAAAATGTGAATGGTTTGCACCGCCAAGTGGGAGCTATCGTGATGAAACAGTAAAAATTGCGCGAGAATTGAATATGAATACAGTGATGTGGACAGTTGATACGATTGACTGGCAAAAGCCATCACCAGAGACACTTATAAACCGTGTAATCAGCAAAATAGGCAATGGTTCATTAGTGCTGATGCATCCCACCGAAGCCACAGCAAAATCGCTCGATCGTTTAATTACAATGATTGAAAAAAAACATTTGCAAATTGGCCCTGTTTCTGAATTAGTAAGTGAGGAAAGAATTACAAATTAA
- the infB gene encoding translation initiation factor IF-2 produces the protein MSKIRVYEYAKKHNISSKEIITKLKEMNIEVSNHMATLEEGDIKKLDAAYNKNDGKAAQNNQANVSHDKHANHSQQRQGKNTQQKQGNTQQKRSNANPGQQNQVNKPQSQPKMAVKTFEDDDDQIVAPTKVKVVAVPPKNKEGKKHDQEYQSKENKAFQAGKGKNKPFTNQNRNNQNNKKKNQPHVQQPQQQQQQQKRKEKELPSKITFSESLTVAELAKKLHREPSEIIKKLFLLGVMATINQVLDKDAIELIASEYGVEVEEEIKVDTTDLEIYFTEDTAENLIERPAVVTIMGHVDHGKTTLLDSIRNTKVTEGEAGGITQHIGAYQVVENGKKITFLDTPGHAAFTTMRARGAQITDITILVVAADDGVMPQTVEAINHAKAAEVPIIVAVNKMDKPAANVDRVMQELTEHGLVSEAWGGETIFVPLSAKTGEGIDNLLEMILLVSEVEEYKANPNRHAVGTVIEARLDKGRGSVATLLVQNGTLKIGDPIVVGNTFGRVRAMVNDTGRRVKEAGPSTPVEITGLNEVPQAGDRFVVFDDEKTARQVGEVRAQHALAAQRGEKTRVSLDNLFEQLKQGEMKDLNIIIKADVQGSAEALAASLMKIDVEGVNIRIIHNGTGAINESDISLASASNAIVIGFNVRPDANAKRAADAEKVDVRLHRIIYKVIEEMEAAMKGMLDPEFVEKIIGQAEVRQTFKVSKVGTIAGSYVTDGKITRDSGIRVIRDGVVIFEGEVDALKRYKDDAKEVSQGYECGITVKNFNDIKEGDIIEAYVMEEVERK, from the coding sequence ATGAGTAAAATACGTGTTTATGAGTATGCAAAAAAACATAATATTTCAAGTAAAGAAATTATTACAAAACTAAAAGAAATGAATATAGAGGTTTCGAACCATATGGCAACTTTAGAAGAAGGAGACATTAAAAAGCTTGATGCAGCCTACAATAAAAATGATGGGAAAGCTGCTCAAAATAATCAAGCTAACGTGTCTCATGATAAACATGCAAACCATTCACAGCAAAGACAAGGAAAAAACACTCAGCAAAAACAAGGAAATACACAACAAAAACGTTCAAATGCAAATCCAGGCCAACAGAATCAGGTTAACAAGCCGCAGTCGCAGCCAAAAATGGCGGTGAAAACATTTGAGGACGATGATGATCAAATTGTCGCACCGACTAAAGTGAAAGTTGTTGCTGTTCCTCCGAAAAATAAAGAAGGCAAGAAGCATGACCAGGAATATCAATCCAAAGAAAATAAGGCCTTCCAAGCTGGAAAAGGTAAAAACAAACCTTTTACAAATCAAAATCGAAACAACCAAAATAATAAAAAGAAGAATCAGCCTCATGTACAGCAGCCTCAACAGCAACAGCAACAGCAGAAGCGAAAAGAAAAAGAACTTCCGTCTAAGATTACTTTTAGCGAGTCATTAACTGTTGCAGAGCTAGCAAAGAAATTACATCGTGAGCCATCAGAAATTATTAAAAAGTTATTTTTATTAGGTGTAATGGCTACTATCAACCAAGTGTTAGATAAAGATGCAATTGAGCTTATTGCCAGCGAATACGGGGTTGAAGTAGAAGAAGAAATAAAAGTTGATACAACAGACCTGGAAATTTATTTTACTGAAGATACGGCAGAAAATTTAATTGAGCGGCCAGCTGTCGTAACGATCATGGGTCACGTTGACCATGGGAAAACAACACTACTTGATTCCATTCGGAATACAAAAGTTACTGAGGGTGAAGCAGGTGGGATCACTCAGCATATCGGTGCATATCAAGTTGTAGAAAATGGAAAGAAAATTACTTTCCTTGATACACCGGGACATGCTGCATTTACTACTATGCGTGCTCGCGGCGCTCAAATAACAGATATTACGATTCTTGTTGTGGCAGCGGATGACGGTGTTATGCCGCAAACAGTTGAAGCAATAAACCATGCTAAAGCTGCTGAAGTACCAATCATTGTTGCCGTAAATAAAATGGATAAGCCGGCAGCAAATGTCGACCGGGTTATGCAGGAGCTGACAGAGCACGGGCTTGTCTCAGAAGCATGGGGCGGCGAAACGATTTTTGTCCCACTCTCTGCAAAAACTGGTGAAGGTATCGATAATCTTTTAGAAATGATTCTTTTAGTAAGTGAAGTGGAAGAATATAAAGCGAACCCTAATCGTCATGCTGTCGGTACTGTTATCGAAGCAAGATTGGATAAAGGGCGCGGATCTGTTGCCACATTACTTGTTCAAAATGGAACATTAAAAATTGGCGATCCGATTGTTGTTGGTAATACCTTTGGCCGTGTAAGGGCAATGGTGAATGATACAGGCCGTCGTGTGAAAGAGGCAGGTCCATCCACTCCTGTTGAAATTACAGGGTTAAACGAAGTTCCTCAGGCTGGAGATCGTTTTGTCGTGTTTGATGATGAAAAAACTGCACGTCAAGTGGGTGAAGTACGTGCTCAGCATGCATTAGCTGCTCAACGTGGCGAAAAGACTCGTGTAAGTCTTGATAACCTCTTTGAACAATTAAAGCAAGGGGAAATGAAAGATCTCAATATTATCATTAAAGCGGATGTTCAAGGATCTGCTGAGGCTCTTGCTGCCTCACTGATGAAAATCGATGTTGAGGGCGTAAATATTAGAATCATTCATAACGGTACTGGAGCTATTAATGAATCAGATATCAGCCTTGCTTCTGCCTCCAATGCAATTGTAATTGGATTCAATGTTCGTCCAGATGCCAATGCAAAACGGGCTGCCGACGCTGAAAAAGTAGATGTGCGCTTGCACCGGATCATTTATAAAGTAATTGAAGAAATGGAAGCAGCGATGAAAGGGATGCTGGATCCTGAGTTTGTCGAAAAAATTATCGGTCAAGCAGAAGTTCGGCAAACCTTTAAGGTTTCCAAAGTGGGAACAATTGCTGGTTCTTATGTGACAGATGGTAAAATTACTCGTGATAGTGGAATTCGTGTCATTCGTGATGGCGTGGTCATCTTCGAAGGTGAAGTTGATGCCCTAAAACGTTATAAAGATGATGCAAAAGAGGTTTCACAAGGCTACGAGTGTGGTATAACCGTTAAAAACTTTAATGATATTAAAGAAGGAGATATCATTGAAGCTTATGTAATGGAAGAAGTAGAACGCAAATGA
- a CDS encoding M16 family metallopeptidase — MISKFTCQNGVRIVLEQIPTVRSVAIGIWIGTGSRHENPQTNGISHFLEHMFFKGTTTRTAKEIAESFDSIGGQVNAFTSKEYTCYYAKVLDTHSQFALDVLADMFFNSTFVEEELKKEKNVVLEEIKMYEDTPDDIVHDLLSRAVYVDHPLGYPILGTEETLNTFSSSSLKEYIHERYTPENVVISIAGNVPETFIREVEKYFGSYQGGNQELEENLPVFHSNRISRKKETEQAHLCIGFEGLKVGHEDIYSLITLNNILGGSMSSRLFQEVREQRGLAYSVFSYHSAYQDNGIVTIYGGTGAKQLDLLYETIQDTLTKLKQDGITEKELTNSKEQLKGSLMLSLESTNSRMSRNGKNELLLKRHRSLDEIIEQIDAVTKQSVDQMAQAVFTDQFSTSLISPNGEFPKKLS; from the coding sequence ATGATAAGTAAGTTTACATGCCAAAATGGCGTAAGAATTGTGCTAGAACAAATACCAACCGTTCGATCTGTGGCTATTGGCATTTGGATCGGCACTGGTTCAAGACATGAAAATCCGCAAACAAACGGAATTTCCCATTTTCTAGAACATATGTTTTTCAAAGGTACAACAACAAGAACGGCCAAAGAAATTGCAGAGTCTTTTGACAGTATTGGCGGTCAAGTAAACGCCTTTACCTCAAAGGAGTATACATGCTATTATGCAAAAGTTCTGGATACGCACTCTCAATTTGCATTGGATGTACTCGCAGACATGTTCTTCAATTCAACATTTGTTGAAGAAGAACTGAAGAAAGAAAAGAATGTTGTTTTAGAAGAGATAAAAATGTATGAAGATACACCGGATGATATTGTACATGATTTACTAAGCAGAGCAGTTTATGTTGACCATCCGTTAGGTTATCCAATCCTAGGAACAGAGGAGACATTGAACACGTTTTCCAGTTCATCTCTAAAAGAGTATATTCATGAAAGATATACTCCAGAAAATGTTGTCATTTCGATTGCCGGGAATGTACCAGAAACCTTTATTCGCGAAGTGGAAAAATATTTTGGTTCTTATCAGGGCGGAAACCAAGAGCTTGAGGAAAATCTTCCTGTCTTCCACTCTAATCGTATTTCACGAAAAAAGGAAACGGAGCAGGCACATTTATGTATTGGCTTTGAAGGCTTAAAAGTAGGCCATGAGGATATCTATAGTTTGATCACGCTTAATAATATACTAGGCGGCAGTATGAGCTCACGATTATTTCAGGAAGTACGTGAGCAGCGCGGATTGGCTTATTCCGTTTTTTCTTATCATTCTGCTTACCAGGATAATGGGATTGTAACCATTTATGGCGGAACAGGTGCAAAGCAGCTGGACTTACTATATGAAACCATTCAAGATACATTGACAAAATTGAAACAAGACGGGATTACTGAAAAAGAACTCACTAACAGCAAAGAGCAGTTAAAAGGAAGCTTAATGTTAAGTTTGGAGAGCACAAATAGCCGTATGAGCCGCAATGGCAAAAATGAACTATTATTAAAGCGACACCGCTCTCTTGATGAAATTATTGAACAAATTGATGCTGTTACGAAACAAAGTGTAGATCAAATGGCACAAGCAGTATTTACAGACCAATTTTCAACATCATTGATTAGCCCAAATGGTGAATTCCCCAAAAAATTAAGTTAA
- the pnp gene encoding polyribonucleotide nucleotidyltransferase, protein MDQQKYEYSMDWAGRKLTVEIGQLAKQANGAVMVRYGDTAVLSTATASKEPKNLDFFPLTVNYEERLYAVGKIPGGFIKREGRPSEKAILASRLIDRPIRPLFADGFRNDVQVISIVMSVDQDCSTEMAAMFGSSLALSYSDIPFEGPIAGVVVGRVDNKFVINPTVEQAEKSDIHLTVAGTKDAINMVEAGANEVPEETMLEAIMFGHDEIKRLIEFQEKIVAEIGKEKMQITLYEIDKDLEAEVRELCEADMVKAIQVQEKHAREDAINEVKKQVLAKYEEQEANEDDLKQVKQILDKIVKGEVRRLITVEKIRPDGRQIDEIRPLSSQVGILPRTHGSGLFTRGQTQALSICTLGAMGDVQILDGLGIEEEKRFMHHYNFPSFSVGETGPIRGPGRREIGHGALGERALEPIVPTENDFPYTIRLVSEVLESNGSTSQASICASTLAMMDAGVPIKAPVAGIAMGLVKSGEYYTVLTDIQGMEDHLGDMDFKVAGTAKGVTALQMDIKIEGLSREILEEALQQAKVGRMQILESMLATLSEPRNELSKFAPKILTMNINPDKIRDVIGPSGKQINKIIEETGVKIDIEQDGTIFIASADSEMNQKAKKIIEDIVREVEVGQYYLGKVKRIEKFGAFVEIFAGKDGLVHISELAEERVGKVEDVVKIGDEILVKVTEIDKQGRVNLSRKVVLKETREKAEEAKS, encoded by the coding sequence ATGGACCAACAGAAATATGAATATTCCATGGACTGGGCTGGTAGAAAATTAACAGTTGAAATTGGCCAATTGGCTAAACAAGCCAATGGTGCAGTCATGGTACGATATGGAGATACTGCTGTTTTAAGTACAGCAACAGCTTCAAAGGAACCAAAGAATTTAGACTTTTTTCCATTAACGGTAAATTATGAGGAGAGGCTATATGCAGTTGGTAAAATCCCTGGAGGATTTATCAAGCGTGAGGGCCGGCCGAGTGAAAAAGCTATTTTAGCAAGCAGATTAATTGATCGTCCGATTCGCCCTTTATTTGCTGATGGCTTCCGAAATGATGTACAAGTTATTAGCATTGTCATGAGTGTGGATCAGGATTGTTCCACAGAAATGGCTGCCATGTTTGGATCTTCTTTAGCGCTATCTTACTCAGATATTCCGTTTGAAGGACCGATTGCAGGTGTAGTCGTGGGCCGTGTTGATAATAAATTTGTCATCAATCCGACGGTGGAACAAGCAGAAAAAAGTGATATTCATTTAACAGTAGCCGGTACAAAAGATGCCATTAACATGGTTGAAGCTGGAGCAAATGAAGTTCCGGAAGAAACGATGCTGGAAGCGATCATGTTTGGTCATGATGAAATTAAGCGTTTAATTGAATTCCAGGAAAAAATCGTTGCTGAAATCGGCAAAGAAAAAATGCAGATTACCTTGTACGAAATTGACAAAGATCTTGAGGCGGAAGTGCGAGAATTATGCGAAGCTGACATGGTCAAGGCCATTCAAGTTCAGGAAAAGCATGCACGTGAAGATGCCATTAATGAAGTGAAGAAACAAGTACTTGCTAAATATGAAGAACAAGAAGCAAATGAGGATGACCTGAAGCAGGTTAAACAAATTTTGGACAAGATTGTGAAAGGCGAAGTACGCCGCTTAATTACAGTTGAGAAAATTCGTCCTGATGGACGGCAAATTGATGAAATACGTCCACTTTCTTCTCAAGTTGGCATTTTACCTCGTACACACGGATCCGGTTTATTTACAAGGGGCCAAACCCAAGCTTTAAGTATTTGTACATTAGGTGCTATGGGTGATGTGCAAATTCTAGACGGACTGGGTATTGAAGAAGAAAAACGGTTTATGCATCATTACAATTTCCCTTCTTTCAGTGTTGGAGAAACAGGACCGATTCGCGGACCAGGCCGCCGGGAAATTGGACATGGCGCTTTAGGTGAACGTGCATTAGAACCAATTGTACCAACTGAAAATGATTTTCCATATACGATTCGACTTGTTTCGGAAGTGCTTGAATCAAACGGATCCACTTCTCAGGCAAGTATTTGTGCAAGTACATTGGCCATGATGGATGCTGGTGTACCGATTAAAGCACCTGTTGCCGGAATTGCGATGGGACTTGTAAAATCAGGTGAATACTATACTGTTCTTACAGATATTCAAGGTATGGAAGATCACCTAGGGGATATGGATTTCAAAGTAGCAGGTACTGCCAAAGGTGTAACCGCGCTACAGATGGATATCAAAATTGAGGGTCTTTCTCGGGAGATTTTAGAAGAAGCCCTTCAACAGGCGAAAGTTGGTAGAATGCAGATTCTTGAATCCATGCTGGCAACACTTTCTGAACCTAGAAATGAACTTTCCAAATTTGCACCAAAGATTTTAACAATGAACATAAATCCAGATAAGATTCGTGATGTTATTGGACCAAGTGGTAAACAAATCAATAAGATTATTGAAGAAACCGGCGTGAAAATTGATATTGAACAAGACGGTACCATTTTTATTGCTTCTGCTGATTCCGAGATGAACCAAAAAGCCAAGAAAATTATTGAAGATATTGTCCGTGAAGTTGAAGTTGGACAATATTATCTCGGAAAAGTAAAGCGAATTGAAAAGTTTGGAGCCTTTGTCGAAATTTTTGCTGGTAAAGACGGACTTGTCCATATTTCCGAACTTGCAGAAGAACGGGTAGGCAAAGTAGAAGATGTTGTGAAAATCGGTGATGAAATTCTCGTCAAGGTTACTGAAATTGATAAGCAAGGCCGAGTTAATTTGTCCCGTAAAGTAGTATTAAAGGAAACACGTGAAAAAGCTGAAGAAGCGAAATCATAA
- the ribF gene encoding bifunctional riboflavin kinase/FAD synthetase yields the protein MEIKKLNFPLDLAENTFPPLAMALGYFDGVHRGHKQVIAEAKKQAIVKGLNSAVMTFDPHPSVVLGRSEQHVQYITPLSEKEKIMEREGIDYLFIVHFTHEFANLLPQEFVDQFIIGLNVRHVVAGYDFTYGRMGKGTMETLPFHSREKFTYSIVPKLTEGDEKVSSTRIRSLIKTGRMQELPALLGRFYTTTGVVIHGDKRGRTIGFPTANIHLNDDYMIPPAGVYTVRMMVKGTWFNGVCNVGYKPTFNKEAVSLSVEVHLFDFHQEIYDETVEIEWHCYLRKEQKFSGIDELVSQIEKDKERAIQYFENNSLTSQ from the coding sequence TTGGAAATAAAGAAGCTTAATTTTCCATTAGATTTAGCAGAAAATACGTTCCCCCCATTGGCAATGGCCCTTGGCTATTTTGACGGGGTGCATCGCGGGCATAAGCAAGTCATTGCCGAGGCAAAGAAACAAGCCATTGTTAAGGGGCTAAACAGCGCAGTCATGACATTTGACCCGCACCCCTCTGTGGTACTGGGAAGAAGCGAACAGCATGTCCAGTATATCACTCCATTATCTGAAAAAGAAAAGATTATGGAAAGAGAGGGGATAGATTACCTTTTTATCGTTCATTTTACGCATGAATTTGCAAATCTCCTGCCTCAAGAATTTGTAGACCAGTTCATCATTGGTCTGAATGTGAGACACGTAGTTGCCGGATATGACTTTACCTATGGAAGAATGGGAAAAGGAACAATGGAAACTTTGCCCTTTCACTCCAGAGAAAAATTTACCTATTCGATTGTCCCAAAATTAACCGAAGGTGATGAGAAAGTGAGTTCAACCAGAATCCGTTCTTTGATTAAAACGGGAAGAATGCAGGAGCTTCCGGCGCTGCTTGGCCGTTTTTATACCACAACAGGTGTTGTCATTCATGGAGATAAACGCGGCAGGACAATTGGTTTTCCAACAGCTAATATCCATTTGAATGATGACTATATGATCCCTCCTGCTGGTGTTTATACTGTAAGAATGATGGTAAAGGGAACTTGGTTTAATGGTGTCTGCAACGTTGGCTACAAGCCAACTTTTAATAAAGAAGCGGTATCTCTCTCAGTGGAAGTACATTTATTTGATTTCCATCAAGAAATTTATGATGAAACAGTAGAAATTGAATGGCATTGCTATCTTCGAAAAGAGCAAAAGTTTTCCGGAATCGATGAACTGGTTTCCCAAATTGAGAAGGATAAAGAAAGAGCCATTCAGTACTTTGAAAACAATTCATTGACATCTCAATAA